One window of Quercus robur chromosome 5, dhQueRobu3.1, whole genome shotgun sequence genomic DNA carries:
- the LOC126728078 gene encoding uncharacterized protein LOC126728078, with translation MAESTSVREHCLKMISNLNTLEVLGADIDRESQVDMILQSLPESFKEFRLNYNMNENIYSLSELMNELVAVEGIHGTSSVDANMAETSTSQPKSKGKGKKKKKKKDFTKQDG, from the coding sequence ATGGCTGAAAGTACTTCAGTGAGGGAGCATTGTCTTAAGATGATCTCTAATCTGAATACACTGGAAGTTTTAGGTGCTGATATTGATAGAGAATCCCAAGTGGATATGATACTCCAGTCACTACCAGAATCATTCAAGGAATTCAGacttaattataatatgaacGAAAATATTTATTCATTGTCTGAATTAATGAATGAGTTGGTAGCGGTGGAAGGCATTCATGGTACATCCAGTGTTGATGCTAATATGGCTGAAACTTCTACTTCTCAACCTAAGTCGAAAGGCAagggtaagaagaagaagaagaagaaggacttcaCCAAGCAAGATGGTTAA